In Salisediminibacterium beveridgei, one DNA window encodes the following:
- the metK gene encoding methionine adenosyltransferase produces MRERTRLFTSESVTEGHPDKICDQISDAILDEIIKHDPNARVACETTVNTGLVLVAGEISTSTYVDIPKTVRETLTGIGYTRAKYGFDSETCAVLTSIDEQSADIAQGVDKALEAREGQMTDDEIEAIGAGDQGLMFGYADNQTEELMPLPISLSHKLARRLSEVRKNKTLKYLRPDGKTQVTVEYGENHRPIRIDTVVISTQHSDKVTLEEIKHDVFEHVIKPVIPAELLDDKTKYFINPTGRFVIGGPQGDAGLTGRKIIVDTYGGYARHGGGAFSGKDATKVDRSAAYAARYVAKNIVAAGLAERCEVQLAYAIGVAQPVSIAVDTLGTGKVTEEILVEVVRNNFDLRPAGIIKMLDLRRPIYKQTAAYGHFGRTDIHLPWEATDKAEQMKKQALELTEQA; encoded by the coding sequence GTTGCCTGTGAAACAACGGTGAATACCGGTCTGGTACTGGTTGCCGGTGAAATTTCCACAAGCACGTATGTGGATATTCCGAAAACAGTTCGCGAAACGTTAACTGGAATTGGATACACCCGGGCAAAATACGGGTTTGATTCTGAAACCTGTGCTGTACTAACGTCCATTGATGAGCAGTCAGCGGATATCGCCCAGGGCGTTGACAAGGCCCTTGAAGCGAGAGAAGGTCAGATGACCGATGATGAGATCGAAGCGATCGGTGCCGGAGATCAGGGGTTGATGTTCGGCTATGCGGACAATCAGACCGAAGAACTGATGCCGCTTCCGATTTCATTGTCACACAAGCTTGCCAGAAGACTCTCTGAAGTCCGAAAGAACAAGACATTGAAGTATCTTCGACCGGATGGAAAAACTCAGGTGACAGTAGAATACGGGGAAAATCATCGGCCGATTCGCATCGATACCGTCGTGATCTCTACGCAACATTCGGATAAAGTGACTTTGGAAGAGATTAAACACGATGTCTTTGAGCATGTCATCAAGCCTGTCATTCCGGCAGAACTACTGGATGACAAAACAAAGTATTTCATTAATCCGACCGGCCGCTTTGTTATCGGTGGACCTCAGGGGGATGCGGGACTGACTGGACGTAAGATCATCGTAGATACTTACGGCGGGTACGCCCGTCATGGCGGCGGTGCCTTCTCCGGTAAGGATGCGACAAAAGTGGACCGTTCCGCAGCGTATGCAGCCCGCTACGTGGCCAAAAATATCGTTGCCGCAGGATTGGCGGAACGGTGCGAAGTTCAGTTGGCTTATGCGATCGGTGTCGCCCAGCCGGTGTCCATCGCCGTGGATACATTGGGAACAGGGAAAGTGACTGAGGAAATTCTCGTCGAGGTCGTCCGGAATAACTTTGATCTCAGACCTGCCGGGATTATCAAAATGCTCGACTTGCGCCGGCCGATTTACAAGCAGACAGCCGCATACGGTCACTTTGGACGAACAGATATCCATTTGCCTTGGGAAGCGACAGATAAAGCGGAACAGATGAAAAAACAGGCGCTGGAACTGACCGAACAAGCTTAA
- a CDS encoding gamma carbonic anhydrase, translating into MMYPYKGVTPDIDPTAYIAEGVVLTGDIQVAKDVSIWFNTVIRGDVAPTVIEEGVNIQDNSTLHQSAPLPLHLKKGVTVGHQCLLHSCTVETNALIGMGSTVLDGATIGEGAFLGAGSLVPPGKTIPANTLALGRPAKVVRDLTDKDREEMSRIRESYIEKGREYKRMQKE; encoded by the coding sequence ATCATGTATCCATATAAAGGGGTGACGCCGGACATTGATCCAACTGCCTACATCGCAGAAGGCGTCGTCCTGACCGGCGATATTCAGGTCGCCAAAGATGTGAGTATCTGGTTTAATACCGTTATCCGGGGGGACGTAGCCCCTACAGTTATCGAAGAAGGAGTGAATATTCAGGATAACTCCACCCTTCATCAGAGTGCACCTCTTCCCCTCCACCTCAAAAAAGGGGTCACAGTCGGCCACCAGTGCCTGCTGCACAGCTGCACAGTGGAAACGAACGCACTGATCGGGATGGGATCGACTGTTCTTGACGGAGCAACAATCGGTGAAGGCGCCTTCCTTGGTGCCGGCAGTCTGGTTCCTCCGGGAAAAACCATCCCTGCAAATACGTTGGCACTTGGCCGTCCTGCAAAAGTGGTTCGTGATTTAACCGACAAAGACCGAGAAGAGATGTCCAGGATCCGGGAGAGCTATATCGAAAAGGGCCGGGAATACAAACGCATGCAAAAAGAGTAA